AGACTGAAATGGCTCAAGCTGGATCTGAAACTCCTTAACAAGGAGGGATTCAATGGTGTGGAGGCTAATGATGTGAGAACCTATGCAGACCTGTTGACAAAGCAAGCTGTTCTTCATGCTAATCCTAGTGATTCTATTGCTGCTAcagaagagaaacaagatgcaGAAGCTTACAAAAGTGCACACCGGGTGTACATGTCCTTCTTGCAACAAACTGCCAAGATCCAGTGGCTAGAAAAGGGGGATGAGAACACCAAACTCTTCCATCAGAGTATAAAACAAAGAAGACAGCAGAATACCATTCACTCCATTCAGGATATGAATGGAAACTGGGTTAGAACACCTGATGGGGTAAAAAAGGCTTTTTCTCAGTTCTAAAAAGATCTGTTCGGTAATAAGATGGACCAAAGGTGCCATGTCAACACTGCAATTATGAGTAGAGGCCCTAGACTCAATGATGCTCATAGGGTATTGTTAGATTGTAACTTCACCATGGATGATATCAAAGCTGTGTTATGGTCTATTCCTAACCATAAGGCACCTGGCCTGGATGGTTACAATAGTCAATTTTACAAAGCAACATGGCACATTGTGAAAGATGATCTGCATAAAGCTATAACTGATTTCTTCCACACAGGCAAGATTCTCAAAGAACTCAATGTGACATCCATCACCTTGATTCCAAAAGTCTCAGTTCCTGCTTCTGTAAGTGATTTCAGACCCATTGCTTGTTGCAATGTCATCTATAAATGCATCTCCAAGCTTATTTGTATCAAGTTGAGTCATGTTATTCCTGATCTGATCTCTCACAATCAAGGTGCTTTTGTTTCTGGTAGATCCATTCTGCACAATGTCCTTATTTGCCAGGATCTCATCAAGATGTATAATCACTCTCAGACTCAGCCTTGTTGCCTAATGAAGGTGGATATTAGGAAAGCTTATGACCCTGTTGAGTGGACATTCATTGAGGAAGTCATGTTGGATCTTGGATTCCCCCCCTTTTTTGTCCAACTTATTATGACATGTCTCTCCACTACAAGATATTCTATCCTTATTAATGGTGAGCCAATTGACCTTATCCAGCCAAGAAGAGGGCTAAGACAGGGGGGTCCCCTCTCACCATTGCTTTTCACTCTCTGCATGGCATATTTCTCAAGATCCATGAAAACTGTTGGTGAATGTGCTCAATTTAAGTTTCACACCAGATGTGGATCCCTTCAGCTGAACCATTTATGCTTTGCTGGTGATCTGCTGATGTTCTGTAATGGTAACCTGCACTCTGTTGCCTTGCTACTGGAGGGGTTCCAAGTGTTTTCCAACACTACTGGGCTCCAAGCTAACCCAAGCAAGTCTTCTGTATACTGCTGTGGTGTTGATAATTCTACAAAGCATGCCATTGGAACACTCTTTGGGTTCTCTTTTGGCACTCTCCCTCTCAAGTATTTAGGTGTTCCTATTAGTACAAGAAAGCTTCACATTGGTGAGTGTGATCAGCTTGTGGAGTTCAAGACATCTCTCCTTTGCAGGGAGGATTCAACTTGTTAATTTTTTGCTGATGAGTATAAGCATCTATTGGGGGCAGATCTTCATTCTTCCTAAGACTGTTATTAGGAAAATTAATGTTGTGTGTAGGGATTATCTTTGGTATGGAACCTATGATGACAGTAGGCCAGGTCCTGTGGCTTGGCATGTTCTTTGTGGTTCTAAAACTCAAGGGGGTCTTGGTTTAAGAAATTTAGCTCTCTAGAATCAAGCTGCAGTTGGGAAACTGGCTTGGGCCATAGCTAAAAAACAAGACAACCTATGGGTGAAGTGGGTTCATGCAGTCTATGTGAAAAACAGGAATTGGGTGGATTACAGTCCATCTATGGCAGATTGGCAGCCAGTTGGGCTATGAAGTATATTTGCAAAGCGAAAAAAAGAATGTTCTGACAGATTACATTCCATTTCTTGGCTCACTGCTACTAGCTACTCTATCAAGATAATTTTTCAGAACCTGTGTGATCAGATCCCAAAAGTCAACTGGCACTATTTTGTGTGGAATAGGTATACTCTACCCAAGAATAGAGTCACCATATGGCTTGCTCTCCAGGATAGACTTAAGACCAAGGAAAGACTACACAGATATGGGGTTACTATAGATGAAACCTGTGCTTTGTGTGGACATGACACTGAATCTAGTGCTCATCTGTTCTTCAATTGTCATTTTAGCAAGGAATGCAGTTCTATGGTGTTGCCTTGGCTTGGCTTCAATACCTCCAGGAATAATCTCTTCACTCTTCTTAAGTGGATCCATAGATACTGCAAAAAATCTTTTACCAGGAAAGTTACTTATGCTGCTGTTGCTTGTACTGTGTACCAAATTTGGAAAGCTAGGAATCTAGCTATATGGGAACAGTTTGTTCCATCCATTGCTTGTATTGTCAAAACTATTCAGTATACTGTTAAACATAGAGTAATGAGCATTCTTAGTCAGAAAGTTAGAGCTAGGGATAGGGAGTGGCTTTTAGCCTTGTAACTAGCTGGTCTGTTGCTCTCTTGAGCTTCTGTTTTTCTCAGTTTAAGCTTTGAGGGAgtccttcctagaaggtttGCCTCTCCTCTTTCTGAGTTGTTTGTTGGTgtttaatatataatatagctccttgcttgcttgccaaaaaaaaaaaaattagaacatgcttgaataaatttagaacacgagcttgaaattttagaaaatttatatatgtatatgtgttgacttgttctaaatttagaatatggttgaataaatttaaaacatgcctgcacaaatttagaacatggttgaacaaatttagaacattgtcgaataaatttagaacatgcatgcataaattttgaacatggttgaacaaatttagaacatcgtcgaacaaatttagaacaaagttgaataaatttagaacatgagcttgaaaatttagaacatggttgaataattttagaacatggttgaataattttagaacatggttgaacaaatttagaa
This genomic stretch from Spinacia oleracea cultivar Varoflay chromosome 3, BTI_SOV_V1, whole genome shotgun sequence harbors:
- the LOC110785260 gene encoding uncharacterized protein, coding for MGEVGSCSLCEKQELGGLQSIYGRLAASWAMKYTLPKNRVTIWLALQDRLKTKERLHRYGVTIDETCALCGHDTESSAHLFFNCHFSKECSSMVLPWLGFNTSRNNLFTLLKWIHRYCKKSFTRKVTYAAVACTVYQIWKARNLAIWEQFVPSIACIVKTIQYTVKHRVMSILSQKVRARDREWLLAFLSFEGVLPRRFASPLSELFVGV